In Musa acuminata AAA Group cultivar baxijiao chromosome BXJ3-9, Cavendish_Baxijiao_AAA, whole genome shotgun sequence, a single genomic region encodes these proteins:
- the LOC135650224 gene encoding mavicyanin-like produces MGKALLLVLVCVSYHLSCAAAFNRFSVGDEKGWIPGVNYTIWEKKHRPFHVGDWLVFYYQPRTADVVRVDEDAYDKCDASNPISNYSKGRNYAFELNHTGRYYFICSYGYCYDGMKLSILVEPLTSPSAPLSAKKKSSASAAPPGSLTSTASLAATLLAAALFRVL; encoded by the exons atgggCAAAGCCTTGCTTCTCGTCTTGGTCTGCGTTTCGTACCACCTGAGCTGCGCTGCGGCATTTAACAGGTTCTCGGTGGGAGACGAGAAGGGGTGGATTCCGGGCGTCAACTACACCATCTGGGAGAAGAAGCACCGCCCCTTTCACGTCGGCGACTGGCTCG TGTTCTACTACCAGCCGCGGACGGCGGACGTGGTGCGGGTGGACGAGGACGCGTACGACAAGTGCGACGCCtccaaccccatctccaactacagCAAGGGGCGGAACTACGCGTTCGAGCTCAACCACACCGGTCGCTACTACTTCATCTGCAGCTACGGCTACTGCTACGACGGGATGAAGCTGTCCATCCTGGTCGAGCCCCTCACTTCCCCCTCCGCCCCGCTCTCCGCCAAGAAGAagtcctccgcctccgccgccccGCCCGGGTCGCTCACCTCCACTGCCTCTCTCGCCGCCACTCTGCTCGCCGCCGCTCTTTTCCGGGTGCTCTGA
- the LOC103997510 gene encoding cation/H(+) antiporter 15-like: MSQLLLPQAYVAAILSCMTMTVISSTLVAIFYDPLNARHVMGCRTVQHLEPQAEFRLVASLLDEEPVALLLDLVEASRGDEQSPMCVYVLHLTEIMGRASSSLIAHKNKKGSIDARQMDRLHSVFINYEQLKEGMVVVQPFTAISPYKTMHHDICSLVIEKNVHLVIVPFPRKETGANVEVHRAARSIIPNVLSQAPCSVGILVHHPITGFGQTVPRQYRYHIKILFWGGADDREALSFGARMARHVAVTTVVLRFLPAVDREMDEDFLQDEDLFNEFKTEHAGNKRVAVEEVAVSDVEEAVAVIKYFEKDYDLVIVGRRQAWNSLLSEGMDDWSESPELGVVGDILASSEFANTSFSVLVVQQYVHK; the protein is encoded by the exons ATGTCGCAGTTGCTGTTGCCTCAGGCCTATGTGGCGGCCATACTTTCTTGCATGACTATGACGGTGATTAGCTCGACGCTGGTGGCCATCTTCTACGATCCCCTGAACGCCAGGCATGTGATGGGGTGTCGAACGGTGCAGCACCTGGAGCCGCAGGCCGAGTTCCGCCTGGTGGCATCGCTGCTTGACGAGGAGCCTGTGGCGCTCTTGCTCGACCTCGTGGAGGCGTCGCGCGGCGACGAGCAGAGCCCGATGTGCGTCTACGTCCTTCACCTGACGGAGATCATGGGACGGGCGAGCTCCAGCCTCATCGCTCACAAGAACAAGAAGGGCAGCATCGACGCGCGGCAGATGGACCGCCTCCACAGCGTCTTCATCAACTACGAGCAACTGAAGGAGGGGATGGTCGTCGTCCAGCCGTTCACTGCGATCTCTCCCTACAAGACCATGCACCACGACATCTGCTCGCTCGTCATCGAGAAGAACGTCCACCTCGTCATCGTCCCATTTCCGAGGAAGGAGACTGGGGCCAACGTTGAGGTCCATCGGGCGGCTCGTAGCATCATCCCCAATGTACTGTCTCAG GCTCCCTGCTCGGTCGGTATCCTCGTCCACCACCCGATCACCGGCTTCGGGCAAACCGTGCCGCGGCAGTACCGATACCACATCAAGATCCTGTTCTGGGGTGGCGCCGATGACCGGGAAGCACTGTCTTTTGGCGCGCGCATGGCGCGGCATGTAGCCGTCACCACCGTAGTCCTCCGCTTCCTCCCGGCCGTCGATCGCGAGATGGACGAGGACTTTCTCCAGGATGAAGATCTCTTCAACGAGTTCAAGACCGAGCACGCGGGGAACAAGCGCGTGGCGGTGGAGGAGGTGGCGGTGAGCGACGTCGAGGAGGCAGTCGCGGTCATCAAGTACTTCGAGAAGGACTACGACCTCGTGATCGTGGGCCGGCGGCAGGCCTGGAACTCGTTGCTCAGCGAAGGAATGGATGACTGGAGCGAGTCACCGGAGCTGGGAGTGGTGGGGGACATCTTGGCCTCGTCGGAGTTTGCCAACACCTCGTTTTCAGTTCTTGTAGTCCAGCAATATGTACACAAATAA
- the LOC135650013 gene encoding cation/H(+) antiporter 15-like, which produces MADVHIFGDEGCKQLPALFSNGVFYQDNPVGHVFPLFLLQIVLIVFTSHAIHLVLRPLKQPRVVSYMIGGILLGPTFPYLLTRAFTLSHYIFALGGAAPNYEDVKAGYLDVVFRDEGVSLLRTVAYLGLDLHFFMICVKTNPRQMLQFGKKAFVIAVSAVVVPLFILSQMKSLFKVQRGIVIEGIGSRLALDYISMAVSMTTFPVVADILSELRLLNTELGRLTIAASMINDIGTSACLIIRALVRKCLRMHLSFLEAAQKMTGYIFLVVLLVFVFDPWARLIVSRTPKGGRVWEGHILMIMLAACAMGAFSDAFLLSHWEGPVYMGLLMPDGPPLGTALLDRANFVPTELLLPLIFLNAGRWIDFTMINHPTVFVGLVLYMFAGYAAKVLAVMVPAIYWNISVRNAAMLGLMLNFNGLGQIASYMTYADQYSEKAVRVVPDTH; this is translated from the exons ATGGCGGACGTTCACATTTTCGGTGACGAGGGATGTAAACAGCTACCCGCTCTCTTCTCCAATGGCGTCTTCTACCAAGATAATCCCGTCGGCCATGTCTTCCCCCTTTTCTTACTCCAGATAGTCCTCATCGTCTTCACGTCCCACGCCATCCACCTCGTCCTGCGCCCCCTCAAGCAACCTCGCGTCGTTTCTTACATGATT GGTGGAATACTTTTAGGACCAACATTTCCGTATCTACTAACTCGAGCGTTTACCTTGTCTCATTATATATTCGCCCTCGGTGGCGCGGCACCCAACTACGAGGACGTCAAAGCAGGGTATTTGGATGTCGTTTTCCGGGATGAAGGGGTTTCCTTGCTGCGCACCGTAGCGTATCTCGGCCTCGACCTGCATTTCTTCATGATCTGTGTCAAGACGAACCCGCGCCAGATGCTGCAGTTCGGGAAGAAGGCCTTTGTCATCGCCGTCTCTGCGGTGGTCGTGCCTTTGTTCATCCTCTCCCAAATGAAAAGCTTGTTCAAGGTTCAGCGAGGCATTGTCATAGAGGGCATCGGCTCACGCCTAGCCCTCGACTATATCAGCATGGCGGTGAGCATGACCACGTTTCCTGTGGTGGCCGACATCCTCTCTGAGCTCCGACTGCTTAACACCGAGCTTGGCCGCCTCACCATTGCCGCGTCCATGATCAACGACATCGGCACCAGCGCTTGCTTAATCATCAGGGCGTTAGTGAGGAAGTGCCTACGAATGCACCTCAGTTTTCTGGAAGCAGCACAGAAGATGACGGGCTACATCTTCTTGGTAGTGCTCCTCGTCTTCGTGTTCGATCCATGGGCACGGTTGATCGTGAGTCGCACCCCGAAGGGTGGCCGCGTCTGGGAGGGGCACATCTTGATGATAATGCTCGCCGCGTGCGCCATGGGCGCTTTCAGCGACGCCTTCCTGTTATCACACTGGGAAGGGCCAGTCTACATGGGGCTCCTCATGCCCGACGGGCCGCCGCTGGGGACGGCGCTCTTGGATCGGGCAAACTTCGTCCCCACGGAGCTGCTGCTTCCGCTCATCTTCTTGAACGCCGGCAGGTGGATCGATTTCACGATGATCAACCACCCTACGGTGTTTGTGGGGCTGGTGCTGTACATGTTTGCAGGGTACGCCGCGAAGGTCCTCGCCGTGATGGTGCCGGCCATATACTGGAACATATCGGTTCGCAACGCTGCCATGCTGGGCCTCATGCTCAACTTTAATGGCCTCGGGCAGATCGCCAGCTACATGACCTACGCCGATCAATATTCCGAAAAAGCTGTACGTGTGGTGCCGGACACCCATTAA
- the LOC135648765 gene encoding mitotic checkpoint protein BUB3.3-like, with product MDGARVQLGEPIGDAVSRIRFAPGSNNLLISSWDSVLRLFDVDGCVLRVRAPSDGALLDCCFEDEKAALSASSDGCIRRYDFCSETQTIVGNHDDSVTFIDHSKETGQFISAGLDKKLMFWDLHMKNGHAGCTQVVYSDIWSISLCQTYLVAVVGKQINVYDLRNLRVPVQIKESSMSYQIRCVRSFSSCEGYASGSVDGCVALEYFDPSKSHEMGCVFRCHPKSKSGRCHLVTVNDIGFHPCSDTFVTGDNEGYAIIWDIQSKKRLYELPRYPCSVASLSYNHSGQLLAVSSSCIYQEAREVEEAPQIFIHAMENIAKPSRLS from the exons ATGGACGGAGCTCGCGTGCAGCTGGGGGAGCCGATCGGGGATGCCGTCTCCAGGATCCGGTTCGCTCCGGGATCCAACAACCTCTTGATCTCTTCCTGGGACTCC GTTCTTAGGCTGTTTGATGTGGATGGATGCGTGCTCAGAGTGAGAGCTCCTTCAGATGGAGCACTTCTTGATTGCTGTTTTGAGGACGAAAAGGCTGCCCTTTCGGCCAGTTCCGACGGCTGCATTCGGAG GTATGACTTCTGTTCAGAGACCCAAACCATAGTGGGAAATCATGATGATTCAGTCACTTTCATTGATCATTCCAAGGAAACTG GTCAATTTATTTCAGCTGGTTTAGATAAGAAGTTGATGTTCTGGGACTTGCATATGAAAAATGGACATGCTGGATGCACACAAGTGGTATATTCAGACATATGGTCTATTTCGCTTTGCCAGACTTATCTAGTAGCTGTTGTTGGTAAACAGATAAATGTCTATGACTTGCGAAACTTAAGGGTGCCAGTTCAAATAAAAGAATCCTCTATGAGTTATCAAATAAGATGTGTCCGCTCATTTTCTAGCTGTGAAG GATATGCATCTGGTTCAGTTGATGGATGTGTTGCGCTAGAGTATTTTGATCCTTCAAAGTCACATGAGATGGG GTGTGTATTCCGCTGTCATCCAAAATCAAAAagtggaagatgccacttggttaCAGTAAATGACATTGGATTCCATCCATG CTCTGATACCTTTGTGACAGGTGATAATGAAGGATATGCTattatttgggacatccaaagcaAGAAAAGACTCTATGAG CTTCCAAGATATCCATGTAGTGTTGCATCTTTATCATATAACCACAGCGGCCAGCTTTTGGCTGTATCATCTAGCTGCATATACCAAGAAGCACGTGAAGT AGAAGAGGCTCCTCAAATATTCATTCACGCGATGGAGAACATTGCAAAACCATCTCGTCTATCTTAG
- the LOC103997509 gene encoding uncharacterized protein LOC103997509, with product MGTCMSTSNRRSRSRKYSIRWRKCRGKISASVPDAPVTRKCDIANHLPHSHFVHVKTAATTRRKSEVSNLAFHLTQLQWHHSQMEKNGLCPEEVWFDSVSVLESESDDDFSSVSGDCLPSVNGTIGTQMLQHENASLVVDEACKFEEFHDSTSISLGFEQHTEADGIRSSKLSSKDEFEDADRLKIINPQGSESQLEKVNEGKLRNQIESSSKVKKVLEDIRGSFKGLKEIIHDTEEKFRESTLKQLTSSCAPQLVPSISFNDKEKQFPSASPQCLKRRSAVIRLSFKRRSKDATEFCASKKCLYRPMAGLSVPCSTGEKPLQGCWSILEPSSFKLRGESYFRDKKKSPAPRHTPYTPIGVDLFLCPRKVNHIAQHIELPSMKAHEKVPSLLIVNIQLPTYPAAIFLGDSDGEGMSLVLYFKVSDNFDKEISTQFQDSIRRLVDDEVEKVKGFAMDSTVPYRERLKILAGLVNPEDLHLNSAEKKLVQAYNEKPVLSRPQHNFYQGSNYFEIDLDVHRFSYLSRKGFEAFRERLKHGILHLGLTIQAQKQEELPEHVLCCVRLNRIDFVDIGQMPALMTVDHDM from the exons ATGGGTACCTGTATGTCAACATCGAACAGAAGATCTAGGTCACGGAAGTATTCTATTCGGTGGAGAAAATGCCGTGGAAAGATTTCAGCATCAGTTCCTGATGCACCCGTAACTAGGAAATGCGATATAGCAAATCATCTTCCTCACAGTCACTTCGTTCATGTTAAGACTGCTGCAACAACTCGCCGGAAATCTGAGGTTTCAAATCTCGCGTTTCATCTTACTCAGTTGCAATGGCATCACAGTCAGATGGAGAAAAATG GGTTATGCCCAGAAGAAGTATGGTTTGACTCTGTCAGTGTTTTAGAATCTGAATCTGATGATGACTTTAGTAGTGTTAGTGGAG ATTGTCTTCCCTCGGTAAACGGTACGATTGGGACCCAAATGCTGCAGCATGAAAATGCTTCACTCGTAGTGGACGAGGCATGCAAGTTTGAGGAATTTCACGACAGCACATCAATCTCTTTGGGATTTGAACAGCACACTGAAGCAGATGGAATCAGAAGTTCTAAGCTCTCAAGCAAAGATGAGTTCGAAGATGCAGATAGACTCAAGATTATTAACCCGCAAGGCTCTGAATCTCAGTTGGAAAAGGTTAATGAAGGAAAGCTTAGGAACCAGATCGAAAGTTCCAGCAAAGTGAAAAAGGTCTTAGAGGATATACGTGGTAGCTTTAAAGGCTTGAAAGAAATAATACACGACACAGAGGAAAAATTTCGTGAAAGCACATTGAAGCAGTTGACTTCATCTTGTGCACCTCAGTTGGTTCCTTCGATTAGCTTTAACGATAAAGAAAAACAGTTTCCTAGTGCTAGCCCACAGTGTCTGAAAAGGAGGTCGGCAGTGATCAGGCTTTCATTTAAGAGAAGATCAAAAGATGCTACTGAATTCT GTGCTTCCAAGAAATGCCTATATCGTCCAATGGCAGGACTATCAGTTCCATGCTCAACTGGAGAAAAGCCATTGCAAGGATGCTGGTCAATTCTTGAGCCATCGTCCTTTAAGCTTCGTGGGGAGAGCTACTTCAG AGACAAGAAAAAATCCCCTGCTCCACGACATACTCCATACACTCCGATTGGTGTCGATTTGTTTTTGTGCCCACGTAAAGTGAACCACATTGCTCAGCACATTGAGCTTCCTTCTATGAAGGCGCACGAGAAAGTTCCCTCCCTGCTAATTGTCAACATCCAG CTCCCGACTTATCCTGCtgctatatttcttggtgatagcGATGGGGAAGGGATGAGCCTTGTACTATACTTCAAGGTATCAGACAATTTTGACAAAGAGATTTCTACCCAATTTCAGGATAGCATTAGG CGACTAGTAGACGATGAAGTAGAAAAGGTTAAAGGGTTTGCAATGGACTCAACCGTTCCctatagagaaagacttaagATACTTGCTGGATTAGTAAATCCCGAGGATCTACACTTGAATAGTGCAGAAAAGAAGCTTGTGCAGGCTTACAATGAAAAGCCAGTGCTTTCACGCCCTCAACACAATTTTTACCAG GGTTCAAATTACTTTGAAATTGACCTGGATGTTCACCGCTTTAGCTACCTATCGAGAAAGGGATTCGAAGCATTTAGAGAGCGATTGAAGCATGGAATTCTTCATCTGGGTTTAACCATCCAG GCACAGAAGCAGGAGGAGCTACCAGAGCATGTCCTCTGCTGTGTGAGGTTAAACAGGATCGATTTCGTGGACATCGGGCAGATGCCAGCACTCATGACGGTTGACCATGACATGTAG
- the LOC135648423 gene encoding uncharacterized protein LOC135648423: protein MGVAIRIMRRSINAFFHDYHCFTSIAVLLVFPASASLLLSQAPIPYSTTVLETISSRLRSLFQAARFPVTSTFFSLLNVKLAQTGFSFVFTLPFVLTFLLLAKASIIHNVCGGPRRKRAPPRLSSSLRLYRSILPTHLFNSCLVLSANASVFAFLSVVSNAVDLLGLSTSNSMLVLSAAGAVLYSIAVANTTVICSLAIVVSATDNCRGYIPVLKACMLIRGRVKTALSLALSANLGVAAVEALFQYRVVRQYGLSGKLNSSLLWEALYISYVHALLVALEVIMNCMFFKSCQTDCCSNWKNGYDRQEKLEPEESL, encoded by the coding sequence ATGGGAGTTGCCATTAGGATCATGAGGAGATCCATCAATGCCTTCTTCCATGACTACCACTGTTTCACCTCCATTGCTGTTCTTCTTGTCTTCCCTGCTTCAGCCTCCCTCCTCCTTTCCCAGGCACCAATCCCTTACTCCACGACAGTCCTCGAGACCATCTCGTCCCGCCTGCGGTCGCTGTTCCAGGCCGCGAGGTTTCCCGTCACCTCTACATTCTTCTCCCTTCTCAACGTGAAGCTCGCACAAACGGGCTTCTCCTTCGTCTTCACGCTGCCGTTCGTCCTCACCTTCTTGCTCCTCGCCAAAGCATCCATAATTCACAACGTCTGCGGCGGCCCTCGCCGCAAACGAGCCCCGCCTCGCCTCTCTTCTTCCCTCCGCCTCTACCGCTCGATCCTCCCGACGCACCTCTTCAACTCCTGCCTCGTTCTGTCCGCCAACGCCAGCGTTTTCGCCTTCTTGTCCGTCGTGTCCAACGCAGTGGACCTTCTCGGCCTCTCGACGAGCAACTCCATGCTTGTTCTCTCTGCCGCTGGTGCTGTTCTCTACTCCATCGCCGTTGCCAACACGACGGTGATCTGCAGCCTGGCGATCGTCGTCTCTGCGACGGACAACTGCCGCGGCTACATCCCAGTCCTCAAGGCCTGCATGCTCATCAGGGGAAGGGTCAAGACTGCGTTATCCCTGGCCTTGTCTGCCAACCTGGGAGTGGCCGCAGTTGAAGCTTTGTTTCAGTATAGGGTGGTGAGGCAATACGGTCTTTCGGGGAAACTGAATTCATCTCTTCTCTGGGAGGCACTCTACATCTCTTACGTCCATGCTCTCCTTGTTGCACTCGAGGTGATCATGAACTGCATGTTCTTCAAGAGCTGTCAAACAGATTGCTGCTCCAACTGGAAGAATGGGTATGACCGTCAAGAAAAGTTAGAACCAGAAGAGAGCTTATGA
- the LOC135648431 gene encoding origin of replication complex subunit 5-like, whose translation MAGDEGTPQTPARRVTRSSSATPLKPSLVTPNLLPPPTHPPPLESLCTEPMSTDDLLALLPGRKSQILEFLRVIGPPNSPMLPALLYGGPSTGKTITILHVFRLLRRRFVYASCRSCYSPRILFETVLNQLLCHRRSRENGYSSAKRCERASDFVNLLRDALTRAITAPRDERKKSCSKEGHGDGIGEMIYLVFDNVELIRSWDKGSEILPLLFRMADVLKTPAVGLIYISRAMPDAYYSMTGSVEPISIYFPDYTVDDLHTIFMRNQVNQKLYSSFLSIVLKPFSRVTKRVDELATAFDPLFKKYCEPLTDVSLVPDEAMKRKLFDHLQPHLTASLNEIFTVTPWSLVEVAKERTSKRGHIRKLYGKEVFSELDIHMSTSTKYLLISAFLASRNPATLDAALFDSTGGSNNRKRKRKSTHTSLDQQEDMAEEVLMKGPGTFPLERLLAIFQCITSVMDCSVEEDQFEDGVLTEGSNVWLMSDALLQLSTLCNANFICKSGNFQLEGSTRYRSMIDEDMALKVARSINFPLSKYIYRR comes from the exons ATGGCGGGCGACGAAGGAACCCCACAAACCCCTGCTCGACGAGTCACCAGATCCTCCTCCGCCACACCCTTAAAACCCTCGCTCGTCACCCCGAATCTACTACCACCGCCAACGCATCCTCCTCCTCTGGAATCACTCTGTACGGAGCCCATGTCTACGGACGATCTATTGGCCCTTCTCCCGGGCCGAAAATCCCAAATCCTCGAGTTCTTGCGCGTGATCGGGCCCCCGAACTCCCCGATGCTCCCGGCCCTCCTGTACGGCGGTCCTTCGACTGGCAAGACCATCACGATTCTCCACGTGTTCCGGCTTTTGCGCCGGCGTTTTGTGTACGCCAGCTGCCGATCCTGTTACAGCCCTCGGATCTTGTTCGAGACCGTGTTGAACCAGTTGCTGTGCCATAGGAGGAGTCGGGAGAATGGGTATTCCAGTGCCAAGCGCTGCGAGAGGGCGTCCGATTTCGTGAATCTTCTCAGAGATGCTCTGACCCGGGCGATAACTGCTCCCAGAGATGAAAGGAAGAAATCTTGCTCCAAGGAGGGTCACGGCGATGGAATTGGTGAGATGATTTATCTGGTATTCGACAATGTGGAGCTTATCAGGTCGTGGGACAAGGGATCTGAAATCCTCCCGTTGCTGTTCAGAATGGCCGATGTGTTGAAGACTCCTGCAGTCGGTCTGATTTATATAAGTAGGGCAATGCCTGATGCTTATTACTCGATGACTGGATCAGTGGAGCCAATTAGCATTTACTTCCCTGATTACACTGTCGATGATCTCCATACCATATTCATGAGAAACCAAGTCAATCAGAAGTTATATTCTTCTTTCTTAAG catagttttgaagccattttccAGAGTTACTAAACGTGTTGATGAGCTAGCAACTGCGTTCGACCCATTGTTTAAGAAATATTGTGAACCACTAACTGATGTGAGCCTGGTTCCCGATGAGGCCATGAAGCGAAAGTTATTTGATCACCTGCAGCCACACTTGACAGCTTCACTGAATGAGATATTCACGGTTACTCCTTGGTCACTTGTTGAAGTTGCCAAGGAGCGTACTTCCAAGAGGGGACATATAAGGAAACTATATGGGAAGGAGGTTTTCAGTGAGTTGGATATTCATATGTCAACCTCTACTAAATACCTCCTCATTTCTGCATTTCTTGCTTCGAGGAACCCAGCTACTCTTGATGCAGCACTGTTTGACTCTACTGGAGGTTCCAATAATCGTAAGCGAAAGAGGAA GAGCACACATACGTCCTTGGACCAACAAGAGGATATGGCAGAAGAAGTTCTCATGAAGGGACCTGGAACCTTTCCTTTAGAGAGGTTGTTGGCTATATTTCAGTGTATCACATCAGTGATGGATTGTTCCGTTGAGGAAGATCAGTTCGAAGATGGAGTGCTGACAGAAGGTTCAAATGTCTGGCTAATGTCTGATGCTCTATTGCAGTTGTCTACTCTATGCAATGCCAATTTTATATGTAAAAGTGGCAACTTCCAGTTAGAAGGTTCAACACGTTATCGATCTATGATAGACGAAGATATGGCCTTGAAG GTGGCAAGGAGTATAAACTTTCCACTGTCGAAGTACATATATAGAAGATAG
- the LOC135648432 gene encoding WPP domain-containing protein 1-like, translating into MAEGAAAEAKGEIEKNTAAGGGYPSLVLKIWPPTQRTREAVLHRLVETLTSQSVLSKRYGSLPGDEAAAVAGTIEEEAFSAASAASVGGGVDDDGIEVLNVYSQEISRRMVESAKARAAASTAAPNS; encoded by the coding sequence ATGGCCGAAGGCGCCGCGGCGGAGGCCAAGGGCGAAATCGAGAAGAATACGGCGGCGGGCGGCGGCTACCCGTCCCTCGTCCTCAAGATCTGGCCTCCGACGCAGCGGACGCGGGAGGCGGTGCTCCACCGCCTCGTGGAGACGCTCACCTCCCAATCTGTCCTCTCCAAGCGCTACGGCTCCCTCCCCGGAGACGAGGCCGCCGCCGTCGCCGGCACCATCGAGGAGGAGGCCTTTTCCGCCGCCTCCGCGGCGTCAGTCGGCGGCGGAGTCGACGATGACGGGATCGAGGTCCTCAACGTGTACTCCCAGGAGATCAGCCGGCGAATGGTCGAGTCTGCCAAGGCGAGGGCCGCGGCCTCCACTGCCGCCCCCAACAGCTAA